The following are encoded together in the Daucus carota subsp. sativus chromosome 5, DH1 v3.0, whole genome shotgun sequence genome:
- the LOC108220381 gene encoding peptide methionine sulfoxide reductase B1, chloroplastic: MATQSITTTLTSLPSRICSKPRIVSTSQPLFCKFASVFVSGSSKLQSKGCVATRAMGSSASSSSKPESSSSQDAGKMDYSSTSEEEWKKKLTGEQYYVTRQKGTERAFTGEYWNTKTPGTYHCICCDTPLYESSTKFDSGTGWPSYYEPIGNNVKSKLDLSIIFMPRQEVLCATCGAHLGHVFDDGPPPTGKRHCINSASLKLKPK, encoded by the exons ATGGCTACTCAAAGCATAACTACTACTTTGACATCACTCCCGTCTAGAATTTGCTCAAAACCCCGAATTGTTTCAACTTCCCAACCATTGTTTTGCAAGTTTGCTTCTGTTTTTGTTAGTGGGTCATCTAAATTGCAGAGCAAAGGTTGTGTAGCAACTCGTGCAATGGGCTCTTCtgcatcttcttcttcaaaACCAGAAAGCAGCAGCAGTCAAG ATGCGGGCAAGATGGATTATAGTTCTACAAGCGAGGAGGAATGGAAAAAGAAGCTTACAGGGGAACAATATTATGTAACTCGACAAAAGGGGACTGAGAGAGCTTTCACTGG GGAATACTGGAATACCAAGACTCCTGGAACCTACCACTGCATTTGCTGTGACACTCCTCTTTATGA ATCATCTACGAAATTTGACAGTGGAACTGGTTGGCCATCATACTACGAGCCAATAGGTAATAATGTGAAATCAAAGTTGGATTTGTCTATAATATTCATGCCTCGCCAAGAAGTTCTTTGTGCAACATGTGGTGCACATCTTGGCCATGTATTTGATGACGGGCCACCACCCACCGGGAAGCGTCATTGTATAAATAG TGCTTccttgaagttgaaaccaaagTAA
- the LOC108221493 gene encoding mitogen-activated protein kinase 18, with translation MILQQLQKKDVLIGYADATRYKYLGYIGRGGYGMVYSAIDTHTNEKVAIKLLKDVFRDVPRAIQFLREVKLLRLLKHQNIVEIKSILVPPCSDDFNEVSVVFELMDFNLYDVIRLDDNLTAENHRWLMFQILCAMKFMHEANVYHLDLKPDNILVNTDLLTKVCDLGLSRVAFREPSAVWRYKGYVVAEPYRAPEISGLNNSKYPYAVDIWSIGCIFAEILTRKQLFPRTSLVHQLNLITDLLGTPSADTISGISNDRARKYLREMRIKSPVPFAVKFPNSDPLALQLLQKLLAFDPKDRPTAEQALAHKYFRSLSNAQSKASQSQLIKKQEFAFERCKSVTAIRKLMYHEMLEHHHPQLLRNYISQVPVCYVKIYYDPGWIYIYII, from the exons ATGATATTGCAGCAGTTACAAAAAAAAGACGTTTTGATTGGGTATGCTGATGCCACCCGATACAAATATCTGGGGTATATTGGCCGGGGAGGCTATGGAATGGTTTATTCTGCCATTGATACACATACTAATGAAAAGGTGGCAATAAAGCTATTAAAAGACGTCTTTAGGGATGTTCCTCGAGCTATTCAGTTTTTAAGGGAGGTCAAGTTGTTAAGGCTACTAAAGCATCAAAATATTGTTGAAATTAAGAGCATCCTAGTCCCACCCTGCAGTGATGACTTCAATGAAGTGTCCGTCGTTTTTGAGCTCATGGACTTCAATCTTTATGATGTTATTAGACTCGATGATAATTTGACAGCGGAGAACCACAGATGGTTAATGTTTCAAATACTATGTGCAATGAAGTTTATGCATGAAG CGAACGTGTATCATCTAGACCTTAAACCGGACAATATATTAGTAAACACAGATTTGTTGACCAAAGTATGTGATCTTGGACTATCTAGAGTTGCCTTTCGTGAACCATCGGCAGTATGGCGCTATAAG GGTTATGTTGTTGCAGAACCAtatagggctcctgagatatcTGGATTAAACAACTCTAAG tatccaTACGCTGTTGATATCTGGAGTATTGGCTGCATCTTTGCTGAGATTTTGACGAGAAAGCAACTGTTTCCTCGGACAAGTCTTGTGCATCAACTGAATTTGATCACTGACCTTCTTGGAACACCGTCAGCAGACACCATATCTGGG ATTTCTAATGATAGAGCAAGGAAATACTTGAGGGAGATGAGAATAAAGAGTCCTGTCCCGTTTGCTGTAAAATTTCCAAACTCAGATCCTCTCGCTTTACAGTTACTGCAGAAGCTCTTAGCCTTTGATCCAAAGGATCGGCCAACTGCTGAACAG GCATTGGCTCATAAATACTTCAGAAGTCTGTCGAATGCTCAGAGCAAAGCCTCACAGTCACAGCTGATAAAAAAGCAGGAGTTTGCATTTGAAAGATGCAAATCAGTGACGGCCATTCGGAAATTAATGTATCATGAGATGCTTGAACACCACCATCCACAGTTGCTCAGAAATTATATTTCACAAGTACCAGTTTGttatgtaaaaatttattatgacCCAGGTTGgatttatatctatattatctGA
- the LOC108220638 gene encoding probable sodium/metabolite cotransporter BASS1, chloroplastic isoform X2 yields the protein MFGICFPSQVASYLCLLPLKIEVMPLSAFFVSKLLNLPSYYAAGLILVGCCPGGTASNIVTYIARGNVALSVLMTALSTVSAVVMTPFLTAKLAGQYVAVDAMGLLMSTLQVVLLPVLAGAFLNQYFKKLVKFVSPLMPPIAVATVAILCGNAIAQSSSAILTSGRQVVLAAALLHTSGFFFGYVLARLLGIDVSSSRTISIEVGMQNSVLGVVLATQHFGNPLTAVPCAVSSVCHSILGSALAGIWRRSNPSQIQN from the exons ATGTTCGGAATTTGTTTTCCATCCCAAGTTGCAAGCTACCTATGTCTTCTTCCACTAAAGATTGAG GTGATGCCATTATCTGCCTTTTTTGTCAGCAAACTCTTAAACTTGCCGTCTTATTATGCAGCTGGTTTAATATTGGTAGGCTGCTGCCCTGGAG GGACGGCTAGTAATATTGTAACTTATATTGCACG ggGAAATGTGGCTCTTTCAGTATTGATGACTGCTCTAAGCACAGTGTCTGCCGTG GTCATGACCCCTTTTCTTACGGCCAAACTTGCTGGGCAATATGTTGCAGTAGATGCCATGGGACTTCTTATGTCCACACTGCAG GTTGTTCTTCTTCCTGTATTGGCGGGTGCTTTCctaaatcaatattttaaaaaactggtGAAATTTGTGTCACCGTTGATGCCACCCATTGCTGTTGCAACTGTCGCTATTCTTTGTGGTAATGCCATAGCACAGAGTTCCTCAGCAATCCTTACATCTGGTCGACAAGTTGTTTTAGCCGCTGCTCTCCTTCACACATctggatttttttttggttaCGTGCTTGCAAGGTTGCTTGGGATTGATGTGTCTTCTTCAAGAACTATATCTATTGAAGTTGGCATGCAG AATTCAGTGCTTGGGGTAGTTCTAGCAACTCAACACTTTGGGAATCCGCTTACAGCAGTACCATGTGCAGTTTCCAGCGTGTGCCACTCGATCTTAGGCAGTGCCTTAGCAGGAATATGGAGACGCTCGAACCCCAGTCAAATACAGAATTAG
- the LOC108220638 gene encoding probable sodium/metabolite cotransporter BASS1, chloroplastic isoform X1, with the protein MMTMQFLPLADPTFPRTRSFSPTLTSPKRSYLHTTNKLNFTHIPKPDSPFSPSPSSYHLKSTNPILCHPFSKPSFLCGNSSNSSAAANESDGRSFLEVVGEGVSTAFPLWVALGCLLGLVRPSSYNWVQPQWIVTGITVTMLGMGMTLTFDDLGEAVAMPKELLAGFFLQFSVMPLSAFFVSKLLNLPSYYAAGLILVGCCPGGTASNIVTYIARGNVALSVLMTALSTVSAVVMTPFLTAKLAGQYVAVDAMGLLMSTLQVVLLPVLAGAFLNQYFKKLVKFVSPLMPPIAVATVAILCGNAIAQSSSAILTSGRQVVLAAALLHTSGFFFGYVLARLLGIDVSSSRTISIEVGMQNSVLGVVLATQHFGNPLTAVPCAVSSVCHSILGSALAGIWRRSNPSQIQN; encoded by the exons ATGATGACAATGCAGTTTTTACCACTTGCTGATCCTACCTTCCCTCGCACAAGAAGCTTCTCCCCCACCCTCACTTCACCAAAACGATCTTACCTTCACACAACAAACAAACTCAATTTCACACACATCCCCAAACCCGATTCCCCATTTTCACCATCCCCGTCATCTTACCACCTCAAATCAACAAACCCCATTTTGTGTCACCCTTTTTCTAAACCATCTTTTCTTTGCGGCAATTCATCGAACAGTAGTGCTGCGGCAAATGAAAGTGATGGAAGAAGCTTTCTTGAAGTGGTTGGAGAAGGCGTATCAACTGCATTTCCATTATGGGTAGCTTTGGGATGCTTGCTTGGTTTGGTTAGGCCTAGTTCTTACAATTGGGTGCAGCCACAATGGATTGTTACTGGCATTACTGTTACTATGCTTGGCATGGGAATGACTCTTACATTCGATGATCTCGGTGAAGCTGTAGCCATGCCAAAGGAGTTGTTAGCTGGGTTTTTTCTTCAGTTTTCA GTGATGCCATTATCTGCCTTTTTTGTCAGCAAACTCTTAAACTTGCCGTCTTATTATGCAGCTGGTTTAATATTGGTAGGCTGCTGCCCTGGAG GGACGGCTAGTAATATTGTAACTTATATTGCACG ggGAAATGTGGCTCTTTCAGTATTGATGACTGCTCTAAGCACAGTGTCTGCCGTG GTCATGACCCCTTTTCTTACGGCCAAACTTGCTGGGCAATATGTTGCAGTAGATGCCATGGGACTTCTTATGTCCACACTGCAG GTTGTTCTTCTTCCTGTATTGGCGGGTGCTTTCctaaatcaatattttaaaaaactggtGAAATTTGTGTCACCGTTGATGCCACCCATTGCTGTTGCAACTGTCGCTATTCTTTGTGGTAATGCCATAGCACAGAGTTCCTCAGCAATCCTTACATCTGGTCGACAAGTTGTTTTAGCCGCTGCTCTCCTTCACACATctggatttttttttggttaCGTGCTTGCAAGGTTGCTTGGGATTGATGTGTCTTCTTCAAGAACTATATCTATTGAAGTTGGCATGCAG AATTCAGTGCTTGGGGTAGTTCTAGCAACTCAACACTTTGGGAATCCGCTTACAGCAGTACCATGTGCAGTTTCCAGCGTGTGCCACTCGATCTTAGGCAGTGCCTTAGCAGGAATATGGAGACGCTCGAACCCCAGTCAAATACAGAATTAG
- the LOC108222816 gene encoding trifunctional UDP-glucose 4,6-dehydratase/UDP-4-keto-6-deoxy-D-glucose 3,5-epimerase/UDP-4-keto-L-rhamnose-reductase RHM1, producing MTSYTPKNILITGAAGFIASHVANRLVRSYPDYKIVVLDKLDYCSNLKNLNPSRSAPNFKFVKGDIGSADLVNYLLITESIDTIMHFAAQTHVDNSFGNSFEFTKNNIYGTHVLLEACKVTGQIRRFIHVSTDEVYGETDEDAVVGNHEASQLLPTNPYSATKAGAEMLVMAYGRSYGLPVITTRGNNVYGPNQFPEKLIPKFILLAMRGMQLPIHGDGANVRSYLYCEDVAEAFEVVLHKGEVGHVYNIGTKKERRVTDVAQDICKLFSMDPQSNIKYVENRPFNDQRYFLDDQKLKNLGWAERTTWEEGLKKTMDWYTSNPDWWGDVSGALLPHPRMLMMPGGNEKHFDGSDTRDSESRFVNKSIASQASATNPKGIIPQKAAVKFLIYGRTGWIGGLLGKLCEKDGIQYEYGRGRLENRSQLLSDLQLVKPTHVFNAAGVTGRPNVDWCESHKTETIRTNVVGTLNLADICREQGLLMINFATGCIFEYDAAHPEGSSIGFKEEDTPNFHGSFYSKTKAMVEELLKEYDNVCTLRVRMPISSDLSNPRNFITKISRYNKVVNIPNSMTVLDELLPISIEMAKRNLRGIWNFTNPGVVSHNEILEMYKNYIDPSFKWANFTLEEQAKVIVAARSNNEMDGSKLKTEFPELLSIKESLIKYVFEPNKKT from the exons ATGACTAGTTATACTCCTAAAAATATCCTTATAACTGGAGCTGCTGGCTTCATTGCATCTCATGTTGCTAATCGTCTCGTTCGGAGCTACCCTGATTACAAGATTGTTGTGCTTGATAAGCTTGACTACTGTTCAAATCTGAAGAACCTTAATCCATCTCGGTCAGCTCCAAACTTCAAATTTGTCAAGGGCGATATCGGCAGTGCTGATCTTGTCAACTACCTTCTTATCACTGAGTCCATTGATACTATTATGCACTTTGCTGCCCAGACCCATGTTGATAATTCTTTTGGTAACAGCTTTGAGTTTACCAAGAACAACATTTATGGCACTCACGTGCTTTTAGAAGCTTGCAAAGTGACTGGACAAATCAGAAGGTTTATCCATGTAAGTACAGATGAGGTCTATGGCGAGACAGACGAGGATGCTGTTGTGGGTAATCATGAAGCTTCGCAACTCCTCCCTACCAATCCATATTCAGCCACAAAAGCTGGGGCGGAAATGCTTGTTATGGCTTATGGCAGGTCATACGGCCTACCTGTTATAACAACTCGGGGTAATAATGTGTATGGTCCTAATCAGTTTCCGGAAAAATTGATTCCAAAGTTCATCCTTTTAGCCATGAGGGGAATGCAACTTCCTATTCATGGGGATGGTGCCAATGTACGGAGTTATCTCTACTGTGAGGATGTTGCTGAGGCCTTTGAGGTTGTCCTTCACAAGGGAGAAGTTGGACATGTTTACAATATAGGGACAAAGAAGGAGAGGAGAGTTACTGATGTTGCCCAAGacatctgtaaacttttctcCATGGATCCTCAATCTAACATTAAATATGTGGAGAACAGGCCATTCAATGATCAGAGGTACTTTCTAGATGATCAGAAGTTGAAAAACTTGGGCTGGGCTGAGCGCACTACATGGGAGGAAGGGCTGAAAAAAACTATGGATTGGTATACTAGTAACCCCGATTGGTGGGGAGATGTATCTGGAGCATTACTTCCTCATCCAAGGATGCTGATGATGCCTGGTGGAAATGAGAAACACTTTGATGGATCTGATACCCGTGACTCTGAATCTCGATTTGTAAATAAATCTATTGCATCACAGGCATCTGCTACAAATCCGAAAGGCATCATCCCTCAGAAAGCGGCTGTTAAGTTTTTGATTTATGGGAGGACTGGGTGGATAGGTGGTCTGCTTGGAAAATTATGTGAAAAAGATGGAATCCAGTATGAATACGGAAGGGGACGTCTAGAAAATCGATCACAACTATTGTCTGATCTCCAGTTAGTTAAACCCACACATGTTTTTAATGCTGCTGGTGTGACTGGTAGACCCAATGTCGATTGGTGTGAATCCCACAAAACTGAAACAATTCGTACGAATGTTGTTGGCACACTGAATTTAGCAGATATATGCAGAGAGCAGGGACTTCTGATGATTAATTTTGCTACTGGATGCATATTCGAGTATGATGCTGCACACCCTGAAGGTTCTAGCATTGGATTCAAAGAAGAGGACACACCCAACTTTCATGGGTCATTTTATTCAAAGACGAAGGCCATG GTTGAAGAACTCTTGAAAGAGTATGACAATGTCTGCACGCTCCGAGTTCGGATGCCCATATCATCAGACCTCAGCAACCCACGCAACTTCATCACAAAGATTAGTCGTTATAATAAGGTGGTTAATATTCCCAACAGTATGACAGTCTTGGATGAGCTACTTCCTATCTCAATCGAAATGGCTAAGCGGAACCTCAGAGGCATATGGAACTTTACCAATCCTGGAGTTGTGAGCCATAATGAAATTCTGGAGATGTACAAGAATTACATTGATCCATCTTTCAAATGGGCAAACTTCACACTGGAAGAGCAAGCTAAGGTGATCGTAGCAGCTCGAAGCAATAACGAGATG